The window CTCCTGGAAGACGGCTGGAGGGGTGGGCAGAGAAGGGCTCTCCGGGCTCAGCTGGAGATCAAAGGGAGATTCAGGGAAACAGGCACAGGGCCACGgggctgccttctacggagtcagaggCCGGCTCCACCAGCTCAGcactgcccacactgactggcagcagctctgcagaccCTGGGACCATGAGCACGAGTCCCACCACCGGGCGCCCCTTCCCCAGACCCGTGAAGCTGCCTCCGACTGGGTCAGACCCCGGGCCCATCCAGCTCTGGGTCTTTGGCTGCATCCTGGGGGCTCCTGCCGGCCCCACAGCCTCTGAGCCAGCCCCACCCCCGCTGTGCTCCCCTTCTGCCTGGCCTCAGCTTCCAGGCAGGCCCTGCCCCCCAAGAGGGGCACCCCTGGGCCTGCCCCAGAGCCTCCCGTCACACCTGCTCTCTGGCCCGGCCTGGCTTCAGCCTGGGCACCCGCTTATTCCGTGAAGGAAGCCCTGAGAAGCCCCTCGAGGGGTGCAGCTCGGCCATCGCGTGAGCCACTGAGGGTGCCACGGGCCGTGGGGAAGGCCCCCCCGGTCCCTCAACCCAACACTGCCTGCAGCACCCCCAGTCCAGGGACTTATTGGCAGGGTTGGTTCTGAAGAATCAACAAGAGCAGCAAATCCTTATagagtgcttttcaacaaatgtccccaaagcagtttacagggaaataacaaagaaataagatggctccctgtccccaaagggccaccATCTAAAAAAGGAGCACAAAATAGGCATCAGCAACAGCCCccagaagggatgctgtgctggggctggagagggccagctgctctccccctgctcaaggaaagagaatcaccactttaaagaggtgcctctttgcccagttagcagaatcCACCCAGAGTCGTCATAACTGCAGCTCATCTTTACGTGAAGCTTacataaaataagaaaaacttTGTGTGGAGAAATGTCTGGCACTTCCACTCCTCCCCGCTGAGTGCTCTGGAGGGGGGCGCCCCCCCCCTTTGTCCCTGAATAACGAGGACAGCCCTTTTGCCATCAAGCCGGAGTCCTCCTCAACCCTTTCCCACAAGAGGCAGCTGACCAGCAAAGTCCAGCCCTGCCTTGAGCCCTGTGACTTCCGACCCCCCCAtcctgatggaggaggaggaggaggaggaggggaaacctccgccTGGATCGGCCCGAGACCAGCCTTCCTCCAGGGATATATGCTGACCACTTGCATTGCATCTATCTTGCATTGGAGTCTACCTCTGGCAGGGCGGGAAAGCCTCTCCCCTCTTTCATGGCTATATAAGAGAGGggcccagccccccagcccccccccgctATCACCAGTCCAGGCCtgagtggccagtagccaggcaCCATGTATGTAGAGTTTGAGGCGCTGGCGGCCAAGGACCTGCCTCCTGCTGTGCTAGACTCAAGTCACACGCGGTGCTAGTTAGTTCagggtttgcttgttttttaattttcttttgaattcctatGGGGCTTTCTTTATTCCCAATTTCCCCAGTTTCCCCAGTTCCTTATTCTGTGCACAACCCTTCCTTATTTCTTAATACATTGCATATACCTAGAAGTGGTTTCAGTCTGCTTTAAAAGGTTCTGGGTGGTTACTTGCAAAAGTCTTCCCTGTGTGCCTTGTAAAGCCATACacggtgggtttttaaaaacaagaataatATACTGTTTGCCTCGAGCTGGGCTGCGTGGACTCTGGCTGCACAATGCCAactaagtcccaagccagactgAAGCCGTGTCTGAGCCTGGTCACTGGCTCTAGGCcagtcttcagctggtggcagcctacctcgaaggagcggCGTGCTCCTGAACTGGGATCAGAGCAAACTCTCTACTGAGGGAAGATCCCCAGAGAGCGTGGAGTCATCCCTGGCCCAGCCCACTTAGTAAGACCAAAACAGGTGAGAGGAGAAAGCAGGGCTAGTTACGTGTgctggggaggaagagaaggaagtcggggcgggggggggcacctgcCGATATGCAGGGACTGGCTGACAGATCCGctctgccaccccctcccccacccccgcccgaaGTGAACGGCCACATCTGCCCTTCTCCTTGCTGGCGAGAAATAATCCAGCTGCTGTTGCAATTCCAAGAGAATTCCCACCCAGGGTGTCCTTGGGGGTGGCCCCGGCCCCCAGGGACTCTTGCCAGGCCCCTCCCTCCTGCGCGACCCCTTCCTTTCTGGCCCCGCAGCAGTGCAGGCACCGGCCCCTCCCCTcgccctctgctgctgccatcccCACCTCCAGAGGAGACGGTCAAACGCCAAACAGACGGATGATTAGGAGCTGGGTGCTGGGCCCAGGCCGGGGACCCCCTCAGTGCCTAGCAGCGCCCCTGACTCCCACCCAGGCTGACCTGCTCCATCCCGGGGGGAGAGGCGGGTGTGACCTCGTCGGAAGGGCCGGCGGCCTAatcctgcccagcagcagcatgggagggAGCTGGGAAGGTTCTCTCGCccccctctccctggccctgcAAAGTAAGCCAGTCTCCTTGCCCAGGCCAGGAGTGGCTCGTCCTGCCGAGCCCGAGGGGCACCGAGCGAAGGCGGAACCTCGGGCTGCTCTGCAGGCTGCCAATCATCAGGTCGAGCGGCACAGTTAGCCACCCAGCTCTACTTGCTGAACGGCTAGTTGGCCTCCCTGGCTtaaggacataaggacagccctgctgcaggatcaggcccaaggaggcccatctagtccagcatcctgtttcacacagtggcccaccagatgccgctggaagccacaggcaggagttgaaaggggcaggccctccctcctgctgtggctcccctgccactgggattcagaggcatcttgcctctgaggctggaggtagcctgtagccctcagattagtagccgttgatagatctctcctccatgaagttatccaaagccctcttgaagccatccaggttgttggcggtcaccacatcctgtggcagagagttccacaagtggattatggaAAGTCGGGCAAGCCGCGACTGGCTGAGGCGGATTGGGGGCAGCAGCCAGCGGAAGCCCCCGCATGAGTTTGCGGCAGAGAGGAGACCTGGACTGGGGCGCCCTGCCTGGAAGATGCCTCCCCGCCCCAACCCCGCACGCACCTTTGATGTTGATGATGCTGATCTCCCCGAAGTAGAGCCCCTCCCCCAGCACGGCAAACTGGGTCACCCCGTCGTCGGCCACCACGGCCAGCTGCCCCTCGCGGATGAAGTACATCTCCCGGCCGACGTCCCCCTTCTTGCAGACGTACTCGCCGGGGCTGTAGACCTGAGGCTTCAGCTTGAGGACCAGCTCCTCCAGCAGGCTCTGCTCGCAGTGCTGGAAGATCTGGACCTTgcggagggtgggcaggtggacgcTGACGGCCACCTCGGCGCGCAGGCGCTCCGGCAGGTGCTGGAGGATCTCCAGCTCGTTGGTCATCTTCTTGTTCATCTGCAGGTGCTGGTACCAGCTGACCACGCGGTGCTGGACGCGGCGGGTGACCCGGTGGGCGTGCAGGTAGTCCTTCACCAGGTCGTAGTTGGGGTAGAAGGCCGCGTCAGCCTGGTTCATGTTGGCGATGACGGAGGTCATGCTGCCCATGATGGAGGCGAAGCCCATGACGGACAGCAGGAAGTCGACGGCCATGAAGAGGAACTCCTCCTCCCGGTGGGGCATGGGCGTGTCGCCCACCGTGGTCAGGATGAGCGTGGAGAAGTAGAAGCTGTAGAGGTACTGCCGCCGCAGCCGCTCAAAGCCGGGCGCGCTGGTGTTGGGGTACACCCACTCGTCCGCCCCGTAGCCGATGTGGCCGGAGAGCGCAAAGTAGACGCAGCTGTTCCAGTGGATGGTGATGAAGACGTACAGCATCAGCTTGGCGATGCGGAAGGCGTTGGGGTGCGCCGTGCGGGTCTCGGCCCGGTCAAAGGCCTCGAAGAGCCGCGGGGTGCGCAGGAAGCGGTTGGCCCGGACCGCCGGCCGGCCCACCCCCAGGGGCAGGTAGAGCAAGTCGGTGGGCAGCAGCGAGAGCAGGTCCCACAGGAAGGACGAGGAGCAGCTGTAGCGCCGGGAGATCTGGCCCCGGTCTTGGATCAGGATGCCCTGCTCCAGGAaccctgtggggggagggggcagagcagagctgtgggggccggcgggggcgggggagcagcagcaaccacaggccctgctgggcacggagaaggaggcggcggaggcggcAGCCCCGGGTCCAGGCCCTGCCAGCGCCTGCAGCCCAGCGGGAGTCGCTGCCAGTCAAGGCAGGCAGGGCTGAGCGACTGCAGGTGGGCCACGGAGGAGGGCCTGGCTCTGCAGGCAGCAGCTCCCCGCCCCCAAGACCCCCGCCCCTCCTCGGAGCACCTCCCTCGACAGGCACAGCCTTGGAGATCACGGGAagtccccccctccctgctgccgccAGAATGTAGGAATGCTCGGCAAGGAAGGGCCCTGGATTCAAGACACCACCCTGCTTCCCAGAGAAGTCCAGCTGTCCTCAGCAGGCAGCCAGAGCCTTCCCTTGGATCGCTTTGGTTGCAGAGAATCTCAGGTGAAAAGGGGATTTCTCCCagtggaaatgtgtgtgtgtgtgtgtgtgcagcgggggtgtgtgtgtggcctcccctccccaccccacgggctttgcctcctcctgctcctcagagCAGGCGgtctctgtccctccctccctccctccgcccctcCCTCCGCCCCCATCTTTGTTCCGCTCCTTCCTTCACAAGCCAGCCTCTCTGTCCTGCCTGGCAGCAAAATCCTCGGGGGATCCAGAGGCACTCACATCCCTTGTGCTTCGGTCAGCCTACGTTTTTgtgcaggctgctgctgccgccaccgttGGTGCCTGGCTTTGTCCGCTGCCCCAGCCACTCTCTGGGGGGCTACGGTGAGAAAAGAGCCGCTCCTGGGGGCCTGCAGTCTGCACGCCCCTGCCTGGATCCCACTTTGCCGGGTGCGCAGAACAAAGGTCCGCCTCCGCCGGTaggcactgctgggagctgcCGCCTCCCCTGCCTTGGCCCCTCGAGCCCAGCACTGGCTGCACGGGCTGGCAGCCACAGccctcccaggtggcaggcaggagtttccctctGCTCCGCCAGGGATTGCAGCCGGGGCCCCTTCCGTCCGCTGCCTGCCAAGCTGGTccttgcataggaagctgcccgatgtagctcagtcttgcctacactgaccggcagtggctcagGGGCctctccagccctgcctggaggagatgctgccaggggcggggggggggccctcctgcacgatctgctcttcccctgcgtgacagcaggcagtgctcaggcggcagaccctgctcagccgAGGGGGTTGCCACTCCTGCTTGCTGCCTCGAGGGAGAGGAACGGGAGCCCAGGGCA of the Hemicordylus capensis ecotype Gifberg chromosome 3, rHemCap1.1.pri, whole genome shotgun sequence genome contains:
- the CNGA4 gene encoding cyclic nucleotide-gated cation channel alpha-4 isoform X2, with protein sequence MVAPIMYNWIILICRSCFPDLQHKYLFVWLALDYFCDLLYLLDIGVHFHTGFLEQGILIQDRGQISRRYSCSSSFLWDLLSLLPTDLLYLPLGVGRPAVRANRFLRTPRLFEAFDRAETRTAHPNAFRIAKLMLYVFITIHWNSCVYFALSGHIGYGADEWVYPNTSAPGFERLRRQYLYSFYFSTLILTTVGDTPMPHREEEFLFMAVDFLLSVMGFASIMGSMTSVIANMNQADAAFYPNYDLVKDYLHAHRVTRRVQHRVVSWYQHLQMNKKMTNELEILQHLPERLRAEVAVSVHLPTLRKVQIFQHCEQSLLEELVLKLKPQVYSPGEYVCKKGDVGREMYFIREGQLAVVADDGVTQFAVLGEGLYFGEISIINIKGNKSGNRRTANIKSIGFSDLFCLSKEDLTAVLAEFPDAKAMLEAKGREILLKMDKLDVNAEAAEIAQQQQEERRAAALEDGLEVLQTKLARVLAGLESSAFKMALRLERLEWQMRAWGEEEEEEEEEEGVSP
- the CNGA4 gene encoding cyclic nucleotide-gated cation channel alpha-4 isoform X1, giving the protein MNGPARRVARPRPPREGKTELAAAGQSSAGEPRKDPVKKSWILDPSGDYYYWWLNLMVAPIMYNWIILICRSCFPDLQHKYLFVWLALDYFCDLLYLLDIGVHFHTGFLEQGILIQDRGQISRRYSCSSSFLWDLLSLLPTDLLYLPLGVGRPAVRANRFLRTPRLFEAFDRAETRTAHPNAFRIAKLMLYVFITIHWNSCVYFALSGHIGYGADEWVYPNTSAPGFERLRRQYLYSFYFSTLILTTVGDTPMPHREEEFLFMAVDFLLSVMGFASIMGSMTSVIANMNQADAAFYPNYDLVKDYLHAHRVTRRVQHRVVSWYQHLQMNKKMTNELEILQHLPERLRAEVAVSVHLPTLRKVQIFQHCEQSLLEELVLKLKPQVYSPGEYVCKKGDVGREMYFIREGQLAVVADDGVTQFAVLGEGLYFGEISIINIKGNKSGNRRTANIKSIGFSDLFCLSKEDLTAVLAEFPDAKAMLEAKGREILLKMDKLDVNAEAAEIAQQQQEERRAAALEDGLEVLQTKLARVLAGLESSAFKMALRLERLEWQMRAWGEEEEEEEEEEGVSP